The proteins below are encoded in one region of Portunus trituberculatus isolate SZX2019 chromosome 17, ASM1759143v1, whole genome shotgun sequence:
- the LOC123505102 gene encoding pre-rRNA-processing protein TSR2 homolog isoform X1 — translation MLPTFKKAVQITLSNWPALQFAVQQQAGGPQSAAIAEWMVGVTEQYFYDNEDLEAEEVADYLATIMDQELNTMVEDESDVEVGQCLCRFYRLCVEGSDAQVLDDLSKIPVGMPSFRVQDLCEEEEEQSDKPPQLVDRLGALQLAEAPPRPEPEPRTAEQLRDEAEGWTMVQRRKHK, via the exons ATGCTGCCCACCTTCAAGAAGGCAGTGCAGATCACACTATCAAATTGGCCCGCGTTACAG tttgcagtgcagcagcaggcagGTGGGCCACAGAGTGCAGCCATAGCAGAGTGGATGGTGGGAGTTACTGAACAGTATTTTTATGACAATG AGGACCTTGAGGCAGAGGAGGTGGCTGACTACCTGGCAACAATAATGGACCAGGAACTCAACACAATGGTGGAAGATGAGTCTGATGTTGAG GTTGGGCAGTGTTTGTGTCGCTTCTACCGactgtgtgtggaggggagtgATGCACAGGTGCTGGATGACCTGTCAAAGATCCCAGTAGGCATGCCATCCTTCAGAGTCCAAGATctttgtgaagaggaagaagag CAGTCAGACAAACCCCCTCAACTAGTGGATCGCCTGGGTGCCCTGCAGCTGGCCGAGGCACCACCCAGGCCTGAGCCAGAGCCTCGGACAGCAGAGCAGCTGAGGGATGAGGCGGAGGGGTGGACGATGGTACAGAGAAGGAAACAcaagtga
- the LOC123505102 gene encoding pre-rRNA-processing protein TSR2 homolog isoform X2, which translates to MLPTFKKAVQITLSNWPALQFAVQQQAGGPQSAAIAEWMVGVTEQYFYDNEDLEAEEVADYLATIMDQELNTMVEDESDVEVGQCLCRFYRLCVEGSDAQVLDDLSKIPVGMPSFRVQDLCEEEEESDKPPQLVDRLGALQLAEAPPRPEPEPRTAEQLRDEAEGWTMVQRRKHK; encoded by the exons ATGCTGCCCACCTTCAAGAAGGCAGTGCAGATCACACTATCAAATTGGCCCGCGTTACAG tttgcagtgcagcagcaggcagGTGGGCCACAGAGTGCAGCCATAGCAGAGTGGATGGTGGGAGTTACTGAACAGTATTTTTATGACAATG AGGACCTTGAGGCAGAGGAGGTGGCTGACTACCTGGCAACAATAATGGACCAGGAACTCAACACAATGGTGGAAGATGAGTCTGATGTTGAG GTTGGGCAGTGTTTGTGTCGCTTCTACCGactgtgtgtggaggggagtgATGCACAGGTGCTGGATGACCTGTCAAAGATCCCAGTAGGCATGCCATCCTTCAGAGTCCAAGATctttgtgaagaggaagaagag TCAGACAAACCCCCTCAACTAGTGGATCGCCTGGGTGCCCTGCAGCTGGCCGAGGCACCACCCAGGCCTGAGCCAGAGCCTCGGACAGCAGAGCAGCTGAGGGATGAGGCGGAGGGGTGGACGATGGTACAGAGAAGGAAACAcaagtga